From Candidatus Eisenbacteria bacterium, the proteins below share one genomic window:
- a CDS encoding amidase — protein MIIGRDARAKPFSPRPSGPGVKVLRSTSPRTQRRLEHGRAEQNGPSSIRSATRRWSGGRRGCPARRGPRRETARGGASRHGTGASTPHRRHPEGARGTEEVGRGHGESGPRVQAPGREPARIDLPCRPGREEGTVSGIGEDVLYLSATELGERVHSRRLSPVELTEAYLDRIQRFGPKLNAFATVTPEVALTQAREAEREIGSGRIRGPLHGVPYGAKDLLATAGIRTTWGATPTRDQMFDRDATVVRKLRDAGAILLGKLAMVEFAGCLGYRYADASLQGPGRNPWNPDRWTGGSSSGSGAAVSAGLTGFAIGTETWGSILCPSAFCGVTGLRPTYGRVSRAGGMVGSWSLDKIGPIARSASDCRTILQAIAGADPDDPSASTEPVRLGRERPDFSRIRAALIPIDFAKTKGAEPEVKDAFDGAVRDLEAMGLQIEEAALPEFPASEVATTILYAEALSTFENFFSDGSVWTLRDAYAPYQNDVTRSLTGADYVKASRMRTELQRLMAEFYAKYDVIVTPNFLSVAPRVDEDLTKTLPYADPVGAVGNACGLPAIALPCGFGKGHMPAGFQIMGSPFEEGLLLDLGEAYQTRTNHHRERPPLAT, from the coding sequence ATGATAATCGGGCGGGACGCGCGGGCGAAGCCCTTCTCGCCTCGCCCTAGCGGCCCCGGGGTCAAGGTGCTACGTTCCACGTCCCCACGCACCCAGAGGAGGTTGGAGCATGGACGTGCTGAGCAGAATGGACCGTCGTCGATTCGTTCGGCTACTCGCCGCTGGAGCGGCGGCCGCCGCGGCTGCCCCGCTCGGCGCGGCCCGCGCCGCGAAACCGCGCGCGGCGGTGCATCCCGACACGGGACCGGCGCATCGACCCCTCACCGCCGCCATCCGGAAGGAGCTCGAGGTACAGAAGAAGTCGGTCGCGGACATGGTGAAAGTGGTCCGCGCGTTCAAGCTCCCGGCCGGGAGCCCGCCCGCATCGATCTTCCATGCCGTCCGGGCCGTGAGGAGGGAACGGTGAGCGGGATCGGCGAGGACGTTCTCTATCTCTCGGCCACGGAGCTGGGCGAGCGGGTGCACTCGAGGCGTCTCTCCCCCGTCGAATTGACGGAGGCCTACCTCGACCGGATCCAACGATTCGGTCCCAAGCTCAACGCGTTCGCCACGGTGACGCCGGAGGTAGCCTTGACGCAGGCCCGCGAAGCCGAGCGGGAGATCGGAAGCGGCCGGATCCGCGGACCGCTCCACGGCGTGCCGTACGGCGCGAAGGATCTCCTCGCGACCGCGGGGATCCGGACGACCTGGGGCGCGACGCCGACCCGCGACCAGATGTTCGATCGGGACGCGACGGTGGTCCGGAAGCTCCGGGACGCGGGCGCCATCCTCCTCGGCAAGCTCGCGATGGTGGAGTTCGCGGGCTGCCTCGGATACCGGTACGCGGACGCTTCGCTCCAAGGGCCGGGGCGAAACCCGTGGAACCCCGACCGCTGGACGGGCGGATCCTCGAGCGGCTCCGGAGCCGCCGTATCGGCCGGCCTCACGGGCTTCGCGATCGGGACCGAGACGTGGGGCTCGATCCTCTGCCCCTCCGCGTTCTGTGGCGTCACGGGTCTCCGTCCCACGTACGGACGGGTGAGCCGCGCGGGCGGCATGGTCGGATCGTGGTCGCTCGACAAGATCGGGCCGATCGCGCGCTCGGCGTCCGACTGCCGGACGATTCTCCAGGCCATCGCGGGGGCCGACCCGGACGATCCCAGCGCGTCGACGGAGCCGGTGCGGCTCGGTCGGGAGAGGCCCGATTTCAGCCGCATCCGGGCCGCTCTGATCCCGATCGATTTCGCGAAAACGAAAGGCGCCGAGCCCGAGGTGAAGGATGCCTTCGACGGGGCGGTCCGCGACCTCGAGGCGATGGGCCTCCAAATCGAGGAAGCGGCCCTGCCGGAATTCCCGGCCAGCGAGGTGGCCACCACGATCCTCTACGCGGAAGCGCTCTCGACCTTCGAGAACTTTTTCAGCGACGGCTCGGTCTGGACGCTCCGCGATGCCTATGCCCCCTACCAGAACGACGTCACCCGCTCTCTGACCGGAGCCGACTACGTGAAGGCGTCGCGGATGCGGACGGAGCTCCAGCGACTGATGGCCGAGTTCTACGCAAAGTACGACGTGATCGTGACGCCGAACTTCCTCTCGGTCGCGCCGCGCGTCGACGAGGATCTCACCAAGACGCTTCCCTACGCCGATCCCGTCGGGGCTGTCGGGAACGCCTGCGGCCTTCCGGCGATCGCGCTCCCGTGCGGTTTCGGCAAAGGACACATGCCGGCAGGGTTTCAAATCATGGGGTCGCCGTTCGAGGAAGGACTCTTACTGGACCTCGGCGAGGCCTATCAGACGCGCACGAACCACCACCGCGAGCGACCACCGCTCGCCACGTAA